A region from the Arthrobacter gengyunqii genome encodes:
- a CDS encoding VOC family protein — protein sequence MNLQVNSSDLLPAELSMGTVMLKVGDMAKVSAYYRGALGLEVVAEADGGQYLGRGTVPVVHLAPAPGLRVATRGEAGLYHTAILFETQAALAATVAAAAQYDPAAFVGAADHLVSEAFYFTDPEGNGIELYYDKPRDSWSWDDTASGREVRMASLALPPQAYFREHLTEEALADLKTSAAGVGHVHLQVGDTATAEAFYVDTLGFERTAGFHGQALFVSAGGYHHHMAMNVWNSRGAGPRRDTLGLGEVLISVPSADDVAGLADRLTVAGISSHHTGAELRFEDPWRNRLRVAVG from the coding sequence ATGAACCTTCAAGTAAATTCTTCGGATCTCCTGCCCGCCGAGCTGTCCATGGGCACGGTCATGCTCAAGGTGGGCGATATGGCCAAGGTTTCCGCGTATTACCGCGGTGCCCTCGGCCTGGAGGTCGTAGCGGAAGCCGACGGCGGCCAGTACCTGGGCCGCGGAACCGTTCCCGTGGTCCATTTGGCTCCGGCGCCCGGACTTCGCGTGGCAACCCGAGGCGAAGCGGGGCTCTACCACACGGCCATACTCTTCGAGACGCAGGCCGCTCTGGCCGCCACGGTGGCCGCCGCCGCGCAGTATGACCCCGCTGCCTTCGTGGGTGCGGCCGACCATCTGGTGAGTGAAGCATTTTATTTCACCGACCCGGAGGGCAACGGGATCGAGCTGTACTACGACAAGCCCCGGGACAGCTGGAGCTGGGACGACACCGCGTCCGGCCGCGAGGTCCGGATGGCCTCGCTGGCCCTCCCGCCGCAGGCGTACTTCCGCGAACACCTCACCGAAGAGGCACTGGCTGACCTCAAGACCTCCGCTGCCGGGGTGGGCCACGTGCATCTGCAGGTGGGCGACACGGCCACGGCTGAAGCGTTTTATGTGGACACCCTCGGATTTGAACGGACCGCCGGATTCCACGGGCAGGCGCTGTTTGTCTCCGCCGGCGGGTATCACCACCACATGGCGATGAACGTCTGGAACAGCCGCGGGGCAGGTCCCCGCCGGGACACCCTGGGTCTTGGAGAGGTGCTCATCAGTGTTCCCTCCGCCGACGACGTCGCCGGGCTGGCCGACCGGCTGACGGTGGCCGGTATCTCCAGTCACCACACGGGCGCGGAACTGCGGTTCGAGGATCCCTGGCGCAACCGGCTGCGCGTCGCCGTCGGCTAA
- a CDS encoding GNAT family N-acetyltransferase — MKPRAVPAIRDAGAEDLARLPELEAASDTLLDGVTELDGVLIRSHGLPAPATTAELAAALHILVAGKPPVGFARIEEVDGQAHLEQLSVHPSAAGAGSGRLLVQSALRWAQEQGYRSMTLCTFADVPFNAPFYRSCGFEPVDDLHGELRALREHERQLGLDALGPRVAMVKELNLQ, encoded by the coding sequence ATGAAGCCCCGCGCGGTGCCTGCAATCCGGGACGCCGGAGCCGAAGATCTCGCCCGGCTTCCCGAGCTGGAGGCGGCATCGGATACCCTCCTGGACGGGGTGACGGAGCTGGACGGGGTGCTCATTCGCTCCCACGGGCTGCCGGCGCCGGCCACCACGGCCGAGCTGGCCGCAGCGCTCCACATCCTGGTGGCGGGGAAGCCTCCGGTGGGATTTGCCCGTATCGAGGAAGTGGATGGTCAGGCACATCTGGAGCAGCTGTCCGTTCATCCTTCCGCTGCCGGTGCCGGGTCGGGCCGTTTGCTGGTGCAGTCCGCGCTGCGGTGGGCGCAGGAGCAGGGCTACCGGTCCATGACGCTGTGCACTTTTGCCGACGTTCCGTTCAACGCTCCGTTCTATCGGAGCTGCGGTTTCGAACCGGTGGATGACCTGCACGGGGAACTGCGTGCCCTGCGGGAGCACGAGCGGCAGCTCGGACTGGACGCTTTGGGGCCGCGTGTGGCGATGGTTAAGGAACTGAACCTGCAGTAG
- a CDS encoding RNA-binding protein, translated as MLAEALEHLVRGIVDSPEDVKVSAKSNRRGETLEVRVHQDDLGRVIGRQGRTARALRTVIAALANGEPVRVDVVDTDRRR; from the coding sequence TTGCTGGCCGAAGCGCTGGAGCATCTCGTCCGCGGAATCGTTGACAGTCCTGAGGACGTCAAGGTTTCCGCCAAGAGCAACCGCCGCGGGGAAACCCTCGAGGTGCGAGTTCATCAGGATGATCTGGGCCGCGTCATCGGACGCCAGGGACGGACGGCACGTGCATTGCGCACCGTGATCGCCGCCCTCGCGAACGGAGAGCCGGTTCGCGTCGACGTAGTGGATACCGACCGCCGCCGCTGA
- a CDS encoding NUDIX domain-containing protein, translating to MTAQGLNGFYGSVFKRSTAAFALIRTADGRILMMRSGNGGWELPGGVVKGGEDPRSAARRGAGEALGAGVDVGRVLVLDYVQGGDRQGGGQGDSIAFVFDGGTLATSVTGFSGAGGEREARFVALGEGTEVFAAATAGLLVAGMEALDLGTVMELIDGTPARGGHVLAPPPRRMMPQVDGFSGILGR from the coding sequence GTGACAGCACAGGGTCTGAACGGCTTTTACGGGTCGGTATTCAAGCGCAGCACCGCTGCCTTCGCCCTGATCCGCACCGCGGACGGGCGGATTTTGATGATGCGCTCCGGCAACGGCGGCTGGGAGCTTCCCGGCGGTGTGGTGAAGGGCGGGGAGGACCCCCGTTCGGCTGCCCGGCGCGGGGCGGGCGAGGCGCTGGGAGCCGGGGTCGACGTCGGGCGCGTGCTGGTGCTGGACTACGTTCAGGGCGGGGATCGGCAGGGCGGCGGACAGGGGGACTCCATCGCTTTTGTGTTCGACGGCGGCACGCTGGCCACATCGGTGACCGGGTTCAGCGGAGCCGGAGGTGAGCGCGAGGCCCGTTTTGTTGCCCTGGGGGAGGGAACGGAGGTCTTCGCCGCTGCGACGGCAGGCCTGCTGGTCGCCGGAATGGAAGCCCTGGACCTGGGAACCGTGATGGAACTGATTGACGGCACGCCGGCCCGGGGCGGACATGTCCTGGCGCCGCCGCCGCGCCGGATGATGCCGCAGGTGGATGGCTTTTCCGGAATTCTAGGACGTTAG
- the rpsP gene encoding 30S ribosomal protein S16 gives MAVKIRLKRLGKKFSAHYRVVVMDSRAKRDGRAIEEIGLYRPTENPSYIDIKSDRAQYWLGVGAQPTEQVAVLLKITGDWQKFKNIEGQEGTLQVKAPKEAFVAPEKKSVIVPEAITPKAKKDEAPEASAEAEAE, from the coding sequence GTGGCCGTAAAGATTCGCCTTAAGCGCCTCGGCAAGAAGTTCTCAGCACACTACCGCGTTGTTGTCATGGATTCCCGTGCCAAGCGCGATGGCCGTGCCATCGAGGAAATCGGACTGTACCGTCCGACCGAGAACCCGTCGTACATCGACATCAAGTCGGACCGCGCCCAGTACTGGCTCGGCGTCGGCGCCCAGCCCACCGAGCAGGTTGCAGTTCTGCTGAAGATCACCGGTGACTGGCAGAAGTTCAAGAACATCGAAGGCCAGGAGGGCACCCTCCAGGTCAAGGCTCCCAAGGAAGCTTTCGTGGCTCCCGAAAAGAAGTCCGTGATCGTTCCCGAGGCCATCACCCCGAAGGCCAAGAAGGACGAGGCTCCCGAGGCTTCCGCAGAGGCTGAGGCTGAGTAA
- a CDS encoding alpha/beta fold hydrolase, whose amino-acid sequence MSSERVVFVHGAGTFGAAAWPRQHGLALDYDCLFLKRHGFDAVAAPEAPDLEADVAIIREALGEGGHLVAHSEGAVPAMLAALRDPGKVFSLILCEPAVFSLTRDLPATRAHRELLQPLFDAAPEMSDEEYEREYVRRVFAADAAAAGRAARPGHSAPADEAARRSAARLRLQTPPWEAPLDIVPGVPTLVLTGGWEPLYEEVADFLVSTGAEHSQVGGNHRPQDTGGGRKAIRDFLARARRTEAGGK is encoded by the coding sequence ATTTCCTCTGAACGAGTGGTATTTGTGCACGGTGCCGGAACCTTCGGAGCCGCAGCCTGGCCTCGGCAGCACGGACTGGCCCTGGATTATGACTGCCTGTTCCTCAAGCGGCACGGCTTCGATGCCGTTGCGGCGCCGGAGGCTCCGGATCTCGAAGCTGATGTTGCCATCATCCGTGAAGCCCTGGGCGAGGGCGGGCACCTTGTGGCGCATTCGGAGGGGGCCGTTCCGGCCATGCTCGCCGCCCTGCGCGATCCGGGCAAAGTCTTCTCCCTCATTCTCTGCGAGCCGGCGGTCTTCTCCCTGACCCGCGACCTGCCCGCCACCAGGGCCCACCGGGAGCTGTTGCAGCCGTTGTTTGACGCGGCGCCGGAGATGAGCGACGAGGAGTATGAGCGCGAATACGTCCGCCGGGTCTTTGCCGCCGACGCGGCCGCCGCAGGACGTGCCGCCCGGCCGGGCCATAGTGCGCCTGCCGATGAGGCTGCCAGGCGTTCGGCTGCGCGGCTACGGCTGCAAACCCCGCCCTGGGAGGCGCCGCTGGACATCGTTCCGGGAGTGCCCACCCTGGTGCTCACCGGTGGATGGGAACCGCTGTATGAGGAGGTCGCGGATTTCCTGGTGTCCACCGGGGCCGAGCACAGCCAGGTGGGAGGAAATCACCGCCCGCAGGACACCGGCGGCGGCCGCAAGGCCATCAGGGATTTCCTCGCCCGTGCCCGCCGGACCGAGGCGGGCGGCAAATGA
- the ffh gene encoding signal recognition particle protein → MFNSLSDRLTTTFKNLRGKGRLTEADVDATVREIRRALLDADVAVPVVRAFTASVKERALGLEVSQALNPGQQVVKIVNEELVGILGGETRRLRLAKNPPTVIMLAGLQGAGKTTLAGKLSKHLKSQGHSPLLVAADLQRPNAVKQLQVNGERAGVPVYAPHPGVSSEFESATGDPVAVARQGIEEARTKLYDVVIVDTAGRLGVDAELMQQAADIRAAINPDEVLFVIDAMIGQDAVNTAQAFNEGVNFTGVVLTKLDGDARGGAALSVASVTGKPIMFASTGEGLTDFEVFHPDRMASRILDLGDVLTLIEQAEQNWDKDEASRMAKKFADQEDFTLDDFLQQMQQLRKMGSMKKMLMMMPGAAGMREQLENFDEREIDRVEAIVRSMTPHERVAPKIINGSRRARIARGSGVHVSEVNGLLERFVQAQKMMKKMAAGGGVPGMPGMAGPGGFGGSRKKQQAAKGKKKAKSGNPAKAAQERAEAEARRAGARKALPTGSAFGGQDADFDPSSLNLPKGFEKFLGK, encoded by the coding sequence GTGTTCAATTCACTGTCTGACCGGTTGACTACAACCTTCAAGAACCTCCGCGGCAAGGGCCGGCTGACCGAGGCCGACGTCGACGCCACGGTCCGCGAGATCCGGCGCGCGCTGCTGGACGCCGACGTCGCCGTGCCCGTGGTCCGTGCATTTACCGCCTCCGTCAAGGAGCGCGCGCTCGGCCTTGAGGTGTCGCAGGCGCTGAACCCGGGGCAGCAGGTCGTGAAGATCGTCAACGAGGAGCTCGTGGGCATCCTCGGCGGCGAAACCCGCCGGCTGCGCCTGGCCAAGAACCCGCCCACGGTCATCATGCTCGCTGGTCTGCAGGGTGCCGGTAAGACGACGCTAGCCGGCAAGCTCTCCAAGCACCTGAAGTCCCAGGGCCACAGCCCGCTGCTGGTCGCCGCTGACCTCCAGCGCCCCAACGCCGTCAAGCAGCTGCAGGTCAACGGCGAACGCGCCGGCGTGCCGGTCTACGCGCCGCATCCGGGCGTCTCCTCCGAGTTCGAGTCCGCCACCGGTGACCCGGTCGCCGTCGCGCGCCAGGGCATCGAAGAGGCCCGCACCAAGCTGTACGACGTCGTTATTGTGGACACCGCCGGCCGCCTCGGCGTGGACGCCGAACTGATGCAGCAGGCCGCGGACATCCGCGCCGCCATCAACCCGGACGAAGTCCTGTTTGTCATCGATGCCATGATCGGCCAGGACGCCGTCAACACGGCGCAGGCCTTCAACGAGGGCGTCAACTTCACCGGCGTGGTCCTGACCAAGCTCGACGGCGACGCCCGCGGCGGTGCCGCACTGTCCGTTGCGTCCGTGACCGGCAAGCCGATCATGTTCGCCTCCACCGGTGAGGGCCTGACCGACTTCGAGGTCTTCCACCCGGACCGCATGGCCAGCCGCATCCTGGACCTCGGCGACGTCCTGACTCTCATCGAGCAGGCCGAGCAGAACTGGGACAAGGACGAAGCCTCCCGGATGGCGAAGAAGTTCGCCGACCAGGAAGACTTCACCCTGGATGACTTCCTCCAGCAGATGCAGCAGCTGCGCAAAATGGGCTCCATGAAGAAGATGCTCATGATGATGCCCGGTGCCGCCGGCATGCGTGAGCAGCTGGAAAACTTCGACGAGCGCGAAATCGACCGTGTCGAAGCCATCGTCCGCTCCATGACTCCGCACGAGCGGGTCGCCCCGAAGATCATCAACGGCTCCCGCCGCGCCCGCATCGCCCGCGGTTCCGGCGTGCACGTTTCCGAGGTTAACGGGCTGCTGGAACGCTTTGTCCAGGCGCAGAAAATGATGAAGAAGATGGCTGCCGGCGGCGGCGTCCCGGGCATGCCCGGCATGGCTGGCCCCGGCGGATTCGGCGGCTCGCGGAAGAAGCAGCAGGCGGCCAAGGGAAAGAAGAAAGCCAAGTCGGGTAACCCGGCCAAGGCGGCCCAGGAGCGGGCCGAGGCCGAGGCGCGCCGCGCCGGCGCCCGCAAGGCGCTCCCGACCGGCAGCGCCTTCGGCGGCCAGGACGCGGACTTCGATCCTTCATCGCTGAATCTCCCCAAGGGCTTCGAGAAGTTCCTGGGCAAGTAA
- the rplS gene encoding 50S ribosomal protein L19, which yields MHILDSVDAASLRSDIPEFRAGDTVKVHVNIIEGKNTRVQVFQGFVMKRQGDGLRETFTVRKVSFGVGVERTFPVHSPVLDKIEVVSKGDVRRAKLYYMRDLRGKAAKIKEKRDARPAK from the coding sequence ATGCACATCCTAGATTCTGTTGATGCAGCCTCGCTGCGTTCAGACATCCCCGAGTTCCGCGCCGGTGACACGGTCAAGGTTCACGTAAACATCATCGAAGGCAAGAACACCCGTGTTCAGGTCTTCCAGGGCTTCGTCATGAAGCGCCAGGGCGACGGCCTGCGCGAGACCTTCACGGTCCGCAAGGTCAGCTTCGGCGTCGGCGTGGAGCGTACCTTCCCGGTGCACTCCCCGGTTCTCGACAAGATCGAGGTCGTCTCCAAGGGTGACGTCCGCCGCGCCAAGCTGTACTACATGCGCGACCTGCGCGGCAAGGCAGCCAAGATCAAGGAAAAGCGCGACGCACGTCCCGCCAAGTAA
- the lepB gene encoding signal peptidase I: MAQDVPDEPTRNPGPNVHGAHSARPRAAGPDRNGKDKNRGFGGWLREVATIIVIALLLSFLIKTFLFRAFYIPSGSMEETLEINDRIFVNLLVPEPFDLNRGDVVVFKDTQGWLPELPPATEGPGAWIRDALIFVGLVPDTSEQHLVKRVIGTEGDHVVCCDADGRITVNGEPLNEPYIYPGASPSDIPFDVVVPEGKVWVMGDHRNASADSREHLQDAGGGFIDVKDIEGKAAVTAWPLNRAGFIGSYPEVFENIPDPSSSLPAGSK; encoded by the coding sequence ATGGCTCAGGACGTCCCTGACGAGCCCACCCGGAATCCCGGACCCAACGTTCACGGAGCGCATTCAGCGCGTCCCCGGGCAGCAGGTCCGGACCGGAACGGCAAGGACAAAAACCGCGGTTTCGGCGGCTGGCTGCGCGAAGTGGCCACCATCATTGTGATCGCCCTGCTCCTGTCCTTCCTCATCAAGACCTTTTTGTTCCGGGCGTTCTACATTCCCTCAGGCTCCATGGAAGAAACTCTGGAAATCAATGACCGGATTTTCGTAAACCTCCTGGTTCCCGAACCCTTCGACCTGAACCGCGGCGACGTGGTGGTCTTCAAGGACACCCAGGGCTGGCTGCCCGAGCTTCCTCCGGCCACTGAAGGTCCCGGCGCGTGGATCCGCGACGCGCTCATCTTTGTGGGCTTGGTTCCGGACACCTCGGAGCAACACCTGGTCAAGCGCGTCATCGGCACCGAGGGCGACCACGTGGTCTGCTGCGACGCCGATGGCCGGATCACGGTCAACGGCGAACCCCTAAACGAGCCCTACATCTATCCGGGCGCGTCCCCTTCCGACATTCCGTTTGACGTGGTTGTTCCCGAAGGCAAAGTCTGGGTCATGGGGGACCACCGCAACGCCTCCGCTGATTCACGCGAGCACCTCCAGGATGCCGGCGGCGGGTTCATCGACGTCAAGGACATCGAGGGCAAGGCCGCAGTGACGGCCTGGCCGCTGAACCGCGCCGGCTTCATCGGCAGCTATCCGGAAGTCTTCGAGAACATCCCGGATCCTTCCAGCTCCCTTCCGGCCGGATCCAAATGA
- the lepB gene encoding signal peptidase I translates to MKRRSTYVGWRFVLCALAAAVVLVALVRAFVVDVYYIPSESMQPLLEPGDRVVVSRTQYRSDEIRRGDVVVFDGRGSLAPLNSGDAAPVAAVKSLARWAGVMGSGTVYVKRVIGVPGDRITCCSAEEPRLTVNGTPVEEPYVYPGDAPSENNFDVVVPEGRLWLLGDHRSESTDSRSLLGAPGGGLISEERVIGRATAILWPLERGSDIERLELGAEWNTAE, encoded by the coding sequence ATGAAACGCCGGTCCACGTATGTGGGCTGGCGTTTCGTGCTCTGCGCCCTCGCCGCAGCCGTTGTGCTGGTGGCACTGGTCCGCGCGTTTGTCGTGGACGTCTACTACATCCCCTCAGAATCGATGCAGCCGCTGCTGGAACCGGGCGACCGCGTGGTTGTCTCACGCACCCAGTACCGCTCCGATGAGATCCGGCGCGGAGACGTGGTGGTCTTTGACGGCAGGGGCTCCCTCGCACCGCTGAACAGCGGCGATGCCGCCCCGGTTGCGGCGGTGAAGTCCCTGGCCCGCTGGGCGGGCGTGATGGGCAGCGGCACAGTGTACGTGAAACGGGTGATCGGAGTTCCGGGGGACCGGATCACCTGCTGCTCGGCGGAGGAACCGCGGCTGACCGTTAATGGAACTCCGGTGGAGGAGCCGTACGTTTATCCCGGAGACGCTCCCAGCGAAAACAACTTTGACGTCGTCGTTCCCGAGGGAAGGCTGTGGCTCCTGGGCGACCACCGGTCCGAATCAACCGATTCGCGGTCACTTCTGGGCGCCCCGGGCGGCGGCCTCATCTCGGAGGAACGCGTCATCGGACGTGCGACGGCAATCTTGTGGCCGCTGGAGCGCGGTTCGGATATCGAGCGGCTAGAGTTAGGAGCCGAGTGGAACACGGCGGAATAA
- the rimM gene encoding ribosome maturation factor RimM (Essential for efficient processing of 16S rRNA) produces MQLQVARIGKPHGIRGEVTVQVLTDAPEDRFVPGTELTVEPASKGPLTVISARWNKDILLLGFDEVVDRNGAEELRGAMLSVDTDELDDEDDDEGWYEHELVGLKAKIGDDVVGTVSGLRTLTVQDLLVIDDNEGREVFVPFVEAIVPEVSIEGGYVLLTPPEGLFELNLPEDKKDKPEKDSGSKDKDAQNEAGR; encoded by the coding sequence ATGCAGTTACAGGTGGCACGCATCGGCAAGCCGCACGGCATCCGCGGCGAAGTAACCGTCCAGGTCCTGACCGACGCCCCCGAGGACCGTTTCGTGCCCGGAACCGAGCTCACCGTCGAGCCCGCGTCCAAGGGCCCGCTCACCGTCATCAGCGCACGCTGGAACAAGGACATCCTGCTGCTCGGCTTCGATGAAGTAGTGGACCGCAACGGTGCCGAGGAACTGCGCGGGGCCATGCTCTCCGTGGACACCGACGAGCTGGATGACGAGGACGACGACGAGGGCTGGTACGAGCACGAGCTGGTTGGCCTGAAGGCCAAGATCGGCGACGACGTCGTGGGTACTGTCAGCGGCCTGCGCACCCTGACCGTCCAGGATCTGCTGGTGATTGACGACAATGAGGGCCGCGAGGTCTTCGTTCCCTTCGTCGAAGCCATCGTGCCCGAGGTCAGCATCGAGGGCGGCTACGTGCTGCTCACCCCTCCGGAGGGACTCTTTGAACTGAACCTTCCCGAGGACAAGAAGGACAAGCCGGAGAAGGACAGCGGCAGCAAGGACAAGGACGCTCAGAACGAGGCCGGCCGCTAA
- a CDS encoding DUF6318 family protein, whose product MIRTSVRSAVPAARFGVFGLAAVLVLGGCSGSGGDPNAEAAENNSSSPSASERPTESATPSATPTPTAAYKPATAEGPAENVPLPVMPEVAKEESAEGLKAFATHWYDLMNYGFETGDVEPLKQISGPDCVVCGNVYRLLGNGYDEEDWIFGGELVVMSTKTNYVVTSKGVYQVLIQIRQDPYEFRGPGGLLYGENDGVEGTTVQMIEATYNNGQWFAHNAVTIQ is encoded by the coding sequence ATGATCCGTACTTCTGTCCGTTCTGCTGTTCCCGCTGCACGGTTTGGAGTGTTCGGACTGGCTGCCGTTCTGGTGCTCGGCGGATGTTCCGGATCCGGCGGCGACCCCAACGCCGAGGCAGCCGAGAACAACTCCAGCAGCCCTTCAGCGAGTGAGAGGCCCACGGAGAGCGCTACTCCCTCCGCGACGCCAACCCCAACTGCCGCCTACAAACCGGCAACCGCTGAGGGCCCCGCCGAGAATGTGCCTCTACCTGTCATGCCCGAGGTTGCGAAGGAAGAGTCCGCGGAGGGACTGAAAGCCTTCGCCACCCACTGGTACGACCTGATGAATTACGGGTTTGAAACGGGGGATGTGGAGCCACTGAAGCAGATCAGCGGCCCGGACTGCGTCGTTTGTGGCAACGTATACAGGCTCCTGGGTAATGGCTACGACGAAGAAGATTGGATATTCGGCGGGGAGCTGGTGGTTATGTCGACCAAAACAAATTATGTAGTAACCAGCAAAGGTGTATACCAAGTTCTGATACAGATAAGACAAGACCCTTATGAGTTCCGCGGCCCTGGGGGCCTTTTATATGGGGAAAATGATGGCGTAGAAGGAACTACTGTTCAAATGATTGAAGCAACCTACAATAATGGACAGTGGTTCGCCCACAATGCTGTTACGATTCAGTAA
- the trmD gene encoding tRNA (guanosine(37)-N1)-methyltransferase TrmD, whose protein sequence is MRIDVVSIFPEYLAALDLSLIGKARQDGLLDLNVHDLRDFTTDRHRTVDDTPYGGGAGMVMKAEPWAQALASVADAGTDGGTANDGGTSDGGTRPVLIVPSPAGAVFTQAMAYELAEEKHLVFACGRYEGIDERVLEWAGERFDVRPVSLGDYVLNGGEVAVLAMVEAIGRLVPGVVGNPESLVEESHSDGLLEYPVYTKPSSWRERDVPEILLSGNHGKIAQWRREQQLQRTAARRPDLLDKFDASQLTKADKAALTALGYEVTKDRILPRG, encoded by the coding sequence GTGCGTATTGATGTAGTCAGCATTTTCCCGGAGTACCTGGCAGCACTGGATCTGTCGCTGATCGGCAAGGCCCGGCAGGACGGGCTGCTGGACCTCAATGTCCACGACCTGCGGGACTTCACCACGGACCGCCACCGCACCGTGGATGACACCCCCTACGGCGGCGGCGCCGGCATGGTCATGAAGGCCGAACCCTGGGCGCAGGCACTGGCCTCCGTCGCCGACGCAGGAACCGACGGCGGCACGGCGAACGACGGCGGCACCTCCGACGGCGGCACCCGCCCCGTGCTGATTGTTCCGTCGCCCGCCGGCGCCGTGTTTACCCAGGCCATGGCCTACGAACTGGCCGAGGAGAAGCATCTGGTGTTCGCCTGCGGGCGGTACGAAGGCATCGACGAACGCGTCCTGGAATGGGCCGGAGAACGGTTCGACGTCCGCCCGGTGAGCCTGGGAGACTACGTCCTCAACGGGGGAGAAGTGGCTGTCCTGGCGATGGTGGAGGCCATCGGCCGCCTGGTGCCCGGCGTCGTCGGCAATCCGGAATCCCTGGTGGAGGAATCGCACTCCGACGGGCTGCTGGAGTACCCGGTGTACACCAAGCCCTCGTCCTGGCGCGAGCGGGACGTGCCGGAGATCCTGCTCAGCGGCAACCACGGCAAGATCGCCCAGTGGCGCCGGGAGCAGCAGCTGCAGCGCACCGCAGCCCGCCGGCCGGACCTGCTGGATAAGTTCGACGCCTCCCAGCTGACCAAGGCCGACAAGGCAGCCCTTACGGCCTTGGGATACGAAGTGACGAAGGACCGGATCCTGCCCCGCGGTTGA
- a CDS encoding glucose-6-phosphate dehydrogenase encodes MSETSPLRTLLILGGTGDLSKRLLLPGLGQLIGSGRAPAELHVIGSGSRDWDDATWQDLLKESFAAARSEADDDGKEALDAAVRNGSYQQVDLKDPERLVNDIRSLDTPLAVYFALPPEVTQSTVAALKPGDLPQDTRLVLEKPFASDEASARELNRMLADLLPESDVYRVDHFLGMATVMNVLGLRFTNRILEPVWNNLHIERVEIVFDEKLGLEGRAKYYDGAGALRDMIQSHLLHTMAVIAMGAPATLGQRDVRDLIAATLRASSVPEDYKRSTRRARWSAGEIDGEEVEAYADSPGVDPDRETETLAEVEIRVENDRWAGVPFILRSGKALGKTRQEAVITFKPVSHLPDGFTGSAGEASRLRISFAPARLELELNVNGPESVFTLERTGLSAPMHKSAMTPYGEVLDGILSGDPLVSVRADIAEECWRIVDPVLKAWAAGEVPLEAYPAGTMGPAEWESSRAGL; translated from the coding sequence ATGAGTGAAACTTCTCCCCTGCGCACCCTTCTGATTCTCGGCGGCACCGGCGACCTCTCCAAGCGGCTGCTGCTGCCGGGGCTGGGCCAGCTGATCGGCAGCGGCCGCGCCCCCGCTGAGCTCCACGTCATCGGTTCAGGTTCCCGGGACTGGGACGACGCCACCTGGCAGGACCTGCTGAAAGAGTCCTTCGCCGCTGCCCGCAGCGAGGCCGACGACGACGGGAAGGAAGCGCTCGACGCCGCGGTCCGAAACGGCAGCTACCAGCAGGTGGACCTGAAGGATCCGGAGCGGCTGGTGAACGACATCCGCAGCCTGGACACACCGTTGGCCGTCTATTTCGCGCTGCCGCCGGAAGTTACGCAGTCCACCGTGGCGGCGCTGAAACCCGGAGACCTGCCCCAGGACACGCGGCTGGTGCTCGAAAAGCCGTTTGCCAGCGACGAAGCCTCGGCCCGCGAGCTGAACCGGATGCTGGCGGACCTGCTGCCCGAAAGCGACGTCTACCGGGTGGACCATTTCCTGGGCATGGCCACGGTGATGAATGTTCTGGGGCTGCGGTTCACCAACCGCATCCTGGAGCCGGTGTGGAACAACCTCCATATTGAACGCGTGGAGATTGTCTTCGACGAGAAACTGGGGTTGGAGGGACGCGCGAAGTACTACGACGGCGCCGGCGCCCTGCGCGACATGATCCAGAGCCACCTGCTGCACACCATGGCGGTCATTGCGATGGGTGCTCCGGCAACCCTCGGCCAGCGGGATGTGCGGGACCTGATTGCGGCCACTCTTCGGGCGTCCAGTGTGCCGGAGGACTATAAGCGCAGTACGCGGCGGGCCCGGTGGTCTGCCGGGGAGATCGACGGCGAAGAAGTTGAGGCATACGCCGATTCCCCCGGGGTTGATCCGGACCGGGAGACGGAGACACTCGCAGAAGTTGAAATCCGGGTCGAGAATGACCGCTGGGCCGGTGTTCCGTTCATCCTGCGCTCGGGCAAGGCTCTGGGTAAAACGCGGCAGGAAGCCGTCATTACCTTCAAGCCGGTGAGCCACCTGCCCGATGGATTCACCGGTTCGGCCGGTGAAGCCTCCAGGCTGCGGATCTCCTTCGCCCCGGCCCGGCTGGAACTGGAGTTGAACGTCAACGGTCCGGAGAGTGTCTTCACCCTGGAACGGACCGGGCTGAGTGCTCCCATGCACAAATCGGCGATGACTCCGTACGGCGAAGTGCTGGACGGCATCCTTTCGGGTGATCCGCTCGTCTCCGTGCGCGCGGACATCGCGGAGGAATGCTGGCGGATTGTGGATCCGGTACTTAAGGCATGGGCGGCCGGCGAGGTTCCGCTTGAGGCATACCCTGCCGGAACCATGGGCCCGGCGGAGTGGGAATCGAGCCGCGCGGGTTTGTGA